The following coding sequences are from one Granulicella arctica window:
- a CDS encoding outer membrane beta-barrel protein has translation MHTINRSFALAAAAVFAASATLGMHAQQPAAVSPTLNLQAALKTPFNFMDVNSSSSSTSSDSADTVTTERSSLSDDSSQPPPRRRYGRPRYTDGSHNADGSNKYTFQVGGGFTLPTGGTHDYFKTSYDFQAGGGRNFNKNVGLLIDFNWANFGIQTNTLNNQLDLYNGLCTAAEEAAGDCSLLTQLGGSGHVWSFALDPIYNFAQGDKTGAYVTGGVGFYHKTTTFTTPTTGEYCDYYGYCYEYQANQPIDSYTSNAFGVNAGLGYTYKPSQFANEKFFVEARYIYTANSRRAETGTTTANTPSGSTAFNAFPQNSAPTTFIPITFGVRF, from the coding sequence ATGCACACGATCAATCGAAGCTTTGCCCTTGCAGCCGCAGCTGTCTTTGCTGCCTCAGCTACGCTAGGTATGCACGCGCAGCAGCCAGCGGCTGTATCTCCGACGCTGAACCTCCAGGCTGCACTGAAGACACCATTTAACTTCATGGACGTGAACTCGTCGAGTTCAAGCACCAGCAGTGATTCGGCCGATACTGTCACGACAGAGCGGTCCAGCCTGAGCGATGACAGTTCGCAGCCCCCGCCGCGCCGCCGCTATGGACGCCCGCGTTACACGGATGGTTCGCACAACGCGGACGGCTCGAATAAGTACACCTTTCAGGTGGGCGGCGGATTTACGCTGCCGACCGGCGGCACGCATGACTACTTTAAGACGAGCTATGATTTTCAGGCGGGCGGTGGACGAAACTTCAACAAGAACGTGGGTCTGTTGATTGATTTCAACTGGGCGAACTTCGGCATCCAGACGAATACGCTGAACAACCAGCTCGATTTGTACAACGGTCTATGCACTGCTGCCGAAGAAGCAGCTGGGGACTGCTCCCTTTTAACTCAGCTCGGCGGCAGTGGCCATGTCTGGTCGTTTGCGCTTGACCCGATCTATAACTTCGCGCAGGGGGATAAGACGGGCGCGTATGTGACGGGGGGCGTGGGCTTCTACCATAAGACGACGACCTTCACGACGCCCACTACCGGCGAGTATTGCGACTACTATGGCTATTGCTACGAGTATCAGGCGAACCAGCCGATCGATTCGTATACCAGCAATGCATTTGGCGTGAACGCGGGCCTGGGCTATACATACAAGCCCTCGCAGTTTGCTAACGAGAAGTTCTTCGTCGAAGCGCGGTATATCTATACCGCGAACTCGCGCCGTGCCGAGACAGGTACGACGACGGCAAACACTCCCAGCGGAAGCACAGCCTTCAACGCCTTCCCGCAGAACAGCGCACCGACGACGTTCATTCCCATCACCTTCGGCGT
- a CDS encoding Rne/Rng family ribonuclease, with product MSKEIYISSTPHETRLAIVENDALTEIYYERENEYTLAGSIYNGKVTRVLPGMQSSFVDIGLERDAFLYITDFMEEAPDSAEFETASIGDGAPREARAPRLEASAEGQRPERSGNDRGDRGDRNGRSRRGRGDRGDRTPSGDRPAQTENRTDAPFEAPRPVAQAPNDSSFTIDAADGSEIGEGAPGADGSRRWRGRRGRRRGRGPGREDAARSATPGSEQPIFPAEAEAGSPDDFTRDTYTAEPAFKAEGVGEPAPVTSVDAAPAPSYNEGRRNDRSGNDRGGRGDRNGRGRDRGRNDRGGRDDRGPRAPRGFAPSQSLYGVDSAAAEESFSDAPAGEPIILPGESLSKYRKGEDAPVGKPEATIVLTPLPSTEYTIPSGWDGGSILPGESLSRHRRNDSRAEVRTDLRTNFTQPEPAHSVEPAPVVQEQDGPSVAETPESQPEVALAAHPEQVPAAEISHETVHESSPAAEYEPEEASASYRVDPIPPSEYRQSAPVEEHAEEVAAVDAGPSFGHTHFFTPEPEAPVEKSFEELLPEHEITTLHASGEMFSESLTIEPVSIPASQEQPEPTSPIHHEAAILNPADLVEEHVEEIDESEEHAAQTFAPGTGELEEELIDDDEYEVAALHAGYADEHDDLEEETLEGAADLGTMLREMSIDQITRTPEPGVDEEEEDFEEDFLEESEEIEANGHEFEEAEEGSEEYARTAEAAGDFSTEFREPEANDTASADGQSYNERRGGRRDARRGGRDRDRRGGDSSGRPRNTGGGGDRDRGRSNRVGRSSMQSTNLPAISELLKPGQEILVQIAKEPIAKKGARITSHIALPGRFLVFMPTVNHTGVSRKIESDGERRRLKEILLSEKGEAAGGFIVRTAAAGASEEELRSDLRFLLNLWADIKQRSESSKSPALIYHDLNLVERILRDQVTDNFSAIWVDTESEYERVLRFLQRFQPSLIRRVKLYLKETPLFEQFGITEEINKALRSKVWLKSGGSIVINQTEALVAIDINTGKFVGKTARLEDTIVKTNLDAIPEIVRQIRLRDLGGIIIIDFIDMDERKNRNKVMAALEEELKSDRAPSKVLQFNDFGLVAITRKRVKQSLERTLSTTCNVCVGTGMVKSAVTVCNDIYIEMRKMHKHLDKGDVMLRVHPDVVKQLKSSGTKWLQEMEEMSGKTILVKSDPSLHPEQFDIH from the coding sequence GTTCGAGACCGCCAGCATTGGCGACGGAGCCCCGCGCGAGGCTCGCGCCCCACGTCTCGAAGCTTCGGCCGAAGGTCAGCGGCCAGAGCGCAGCGGCAACGATCGTGGGGACAGGGGCGACCGGAATGGCCGAAGCCGTCGCGGCCGTGGAGATCGCGGCGACCGCACGCCCAGTGGTGACCGCCCTGCGCAGACCGAGAACCGTACCGACGCTCCATTTGAAGCTCCGCGTCCCGTTGCGCAGGCACCCAATGATTCTTCCTTCACGATCGATGCGGCAGATGGCTCCGAGATTGGCGAAGGAGCACCGGGTGCCGATGGCAGCCGTCGCTGGCGCGGTCGTCGTGGCCGCCGCCGTGGCCGTGGTCCAGGGCGCGAGGATGCTGCCCGCAGCGCAACGCCCGGAAGCGAGCAGCCCATCTTCCCCGCAGAGGCTGAGGCGGGTTCTCCGGACGATTTCACACGGGATACCTATACAGCAGAGCCCGCCTTTAAGGCAGAAGGTGTAGGCGAGCCCGCTCCCGTTACCTCCGTCGATGCGGCTCCGGCTCCTTCATATAACGAGGGGCGGCGCAACGACCGTAGTGGCAATGATCGTGGTGGTCGTGGAGACCGCAATGGCCGCGGCCGGGATCGTGGACGAAACGACCGTGGTGGACGCGATGATCGCGGCCCTCGTGCGCCGCGTGGCTTCGCTCCTTCTCAGAGTCTTTACGGCGTGGATAGCGCCGCTGCTGAGGAGAGCTTCTCCGACGCCCCGGCAGGTGAGCCGATCATTCTTCCTGGAGAATCGCTCTCCAAGTATCGCAAGGGAGAAGATGCGCCTGTAGGCAAGCCGGAGGCGACGATCGTTCTGACGCCGCTGCCGTCGACTGAGTACACCATTCCCAGTGGATGGGATGGCGGCTCGATTCTTCCGGGCGAGTCACTTTCGCGTCACCGCCGAAATGATTCACGCGCTGAGGTTCGTACGGACTTACGCACCAACTTTACCCAGCCCGAACCGGCGCACAGCGTTGAGCCTGCTCCCGTCGTTCAGGAGCAAGATGGCCCCAGCGTCGCCGAGACGCCTGAGTCGCAGCCTGAGGTAGCCCTGGCCGCTCATCCCGAGCAGGTGCCTGCGGCTGAGATCAGCCATGAGACTGTGCACGAATCGTCTCCAGCGGCCGAGTACGAGCCGGAAGAGGCGTCTGCCTCCTACCGCGTCGATCCGATTCCGCCGAGCGAGTACCGTCAGAGTGCGCCGGTCGAAGAGCACGCGGAGGAAGTTGCTGCTGTTGATGCGGGGCCTTCCTTTGGCCATACACATTTCTTTACGCCTGAACCGGAAGCGCCGGTCGAGAAGAGCTTCGAGGAACTGCTTCCCGAGCATGAGATCACCACGCTTCATGCTTCAGGGGAGATGTTCTCCGAGTCTTTGACGATCGAGCCGGTCAGCATTCCTGCCTCCCAGGAGCAGCCTGAGCCGACCTCGCCCATCCATCACGAGGCGGCGATTCTCAATCCGGCCGACTTGGTTGAAGAGCATGTGGAAGAGATTGATGAATCAGAGGAGCATGCGGCGCAGACATTCGCTCCCGGTACTGGGGAGTTGGAAGAGGAGCTGATCGACGACGATGAGTACGAGGTTGCGGCTCTCCACGCAGGGTATGCCGATGAGCACGACGATCTGGAGGAGGAGACGCTCGAAGGCGCGGCTGATCTTGGCACGATGCTTCGGGAGATGTCGATCGACCAGATTACTCGCACTCCTGAGCCCGGCGTCGATGAAGAAGAGGAAGACTTCGAGGAGGATTTCCTTGAAGAGTCCGAAGAGATCGAAGCCAACGGACATGAATTTGAGGAAGCGGAGGAAGGTTCCGAGGAGTATGCCCGCACGGCAGAGGCCGCCGGCGATTTCTCCACGGAGTTCCGTGAGCCTGAAGCGAACGATACGGCCAGTGCCGACGGTCAGTCCTACAATGAGCGCCGTGGTGGCCGTCGTGATGCCCGCCGTGGTGGCCGTGACCGCGATCGTCGCGGTGGCGACAGCTCCGGCCGTCCGCGCAATACGGGTGGCGGAGGAGATCGTGACCGTGGTCGCTCCAATCGCGTGGGCCGCAGCTCGATGCAGTCGACCAATCTGCCCGCGATCAGCGAACTGCTGAAGCCGGGCCAGGAGATTTTGGTACAGATTGCGAAGGAGCCCATCGCCAAGAAGGGTGCGCGTATTACCTCGCACATCGCTCTGCCGGGTCGGTTCCTGGTATTTATGCCGACCGTGAACCATACGGGCGTCTCACGCAAGATCGAGTCAGACGGCGAGCGTCGCCGCCTGAAGGAGATTCTGCTCAGCGAGAAGGGCGAGGCTGCGGGCGGATTCATCGTTCGCACCGCCGCTGCCGGAGCCAGCGAAGAGGAGCTGCGCAGCGATCTGCGCTTCCTGCTGAATCTCTGGGCCGACATCAAGCAGCGGTCTGAGTCGTCGAAGTCGCCGGCACTGATCTACCACGACCTCAATCTTGTCGAGCGGATTCTGCGCGATCAGGTGACGGACAATTTTTCGGCGATCTGGGTCGATACAGAGAGCGAATACGAGCGCGTGCTGCGCTTCCTGCAACGCTTCCAGCCTTCGCTCATCCGCCGCGTCAAGCTGTATCTGAAGGAGACGCCCCTCTTCGAGCAATTCGGCATTACGGAGGAGATCAATAAGGCGCTGCGTTCGAAGGTGTGGCTGAAGTCTGGCGGTTCCATTGTCATCAATCAGACCGAAGCGCTGGTCGCGATCGACATCAATACAGGCAAGTTTGTTGGCAAGACGGCGCGGCTCGAGGACACTATCGTCAAGACGAATCTCGACGCGATCCCGGAGATAGTGCGTCAGATTCGGCTGCGCGATCTGGGCGGCATCATCATCATCGACTTCATCGACATGGACGAGCGCAAGAACCGCAACAAGGTTATGGCTGCGCTCGAAGAGGAGTTGAAGAGCGACCGCGCACCGTCCAAGGTGCTTCAGTTCAATGATTTCGGGCTGGTTGCGATTACACGCAAGCGGGTTAAGCAGTCGCTTGAGCGTACTCTCTCGACCACTTGCAACGTCTGCGTCGGCACCGGCATGGTCAAGTCGGCGGTTACCGTCTGCAACGACATTTACATCGAGATGCGCAAGATGCACAAGCATCTCGATAAGGGCGATGTGATGCTCCGCGTTCACCCTGATGTAGTCAAACAGCTCAAATCCAGCGGAACGAAGTGGCTTCAGGAGATGGAGGAGATGTCCGGCAAGACAATCTTAGTCAAGTCCGATCCGAGCCTTCACCCGGAGCAGTTCGACATCCACTAA